A region of Clostridium acetobutylicum ATCC 824 DNA encodes the following proteins:
- a CDS encoding zinc ribbon domain-containing protein, with amino-acid sequence MNNNVELAYLIQENYDLIKESKKILRDGSYIYLLKKLKSEFETAKKNYVNRKTELAKIKQSYSAISIELRKEREKMETNEYKLYNKAGSNLNMIEKLEGAIEIEKQNLKNLEDEAVDLLDEEEKLKKEIEDLRLKLVNIKDNFYDYKEKSSEKVEKARQEMIAAKTKIEEIKSKIPKELFEEISHLMSKSSCAVAKLNGEICGGCRMKVSSMTIDDLINNNSIVHCDNCGRILYYDESEGKIKRKYKRKIRA; translated from the coding sequence ATGAATAATAATGTAGAATTAGCATATTTAATTCAAGAAAATTATGATCTCATAAAAGAAAGCAAAAAAATACTTAGGGATGGGTCATATATCTATCTGCTAAAAAAATTAAAAAGCGAATTTGAAACTGCCAAGAAAAATTATGTAAACAGAAAAACAGAATTAGCTAAAATAAAACAAAGCTACTCAGCTATAAGTATTGAACTTAGAAAAGAAAGAGAAAAGATGGAGACTAATGAATATAAGTTGTATAACAAAGCTGGTTCTAATTTAAACATGATAGAAAAGTTAGAAGGAGCAATTGAAATTGAAAAGCAAAACTTAAAGAATCTAGAAGATGAGGCAGTGGATTTATTAGATGAAGAAGAAAAGTTGAAAAAGGAAATAGAAGATTTAAGACTTAAGCTTGTAAATATAAAGGATAATTTTTATGACTATAAGGAAAAAAGTAGCGAAAAGGTTGAAAAAGCAAGACAGGAAATGATTGCGGCTAAAACAAAAATAGAAGAGATCAAAAGTAAAATACCTAAGGAGTTATTTGAAGAGATATCACATTTGATGTCAAAAAGCAGCTGTGCAGTTGCAAAATTAAATGGAGAGATATGTGGGGGCTGCAGGATGAAGGTTTCATCAATGACAATAGATGACCTTATAAATAACAACAGTATAGTTCATTGTGATAACTGCGGCAGGATTTTATATTACGATGAAAGTGAAGGAAAAATTAAAAGAAAATATAAAAGAAAAATAAGAGCGTAA
- a CDS encoding pentapeptide repeat-containing protein — protein MSYNIDNKFELHKRWVETSGHEGEKLCLEEVDFRKFDLSDKLFEQANLAECVFDNLNLENIDFHTSLLCSSTYKNTNLRGCDFYKTDLSYTDFSDAVIKNVRFSKSDCWESIFRNVNLINCNLINDYFYLTDFSNATLDNVDISLSTFEETLLNGVKLRNIKGIEEAHFESINIGTFEKPILLKSQEAKKWVLENCL, from the coding sequence ATGTCGTATAATATTGATAATAAGTTTGAATTGCACAAAAGATGGGTTGAGACAAGTGGTCATGAGGGTGAAAAGTTATGTTTAGAGGAAGTAGATTTTAGAAAATTTGATTTATCTGATAAACTGTTTGAACAAGCAAATCTAGCAGAGTGTGTATTTGACAATCTTAACCTTGAAAATATAGATTTTCATACATCACTTCTATGTTCATCAACTTATAAAAATACTAACTTAAGAGGATGTGATTTTTACAAAACAGATTTAAGTTATACAGATTTTTCTGATGCTGTTATAAAAAATGTTAGGTTTAGCAAAAGTGATTGTTGGGAATCAATATTTAGAAATGTTAATTTAATAAATTGTAATCTGATAAATGATTACTTTTACTTAACTGATTTTAGCAATGCAACATTGGATAATGTAGATATAAGTCTATCCACATTTGAGGAGACATTACTAAATGGAGTAAAATTAAGAAATATTAAAGGTATAGAAGAAGCTCATTTTGAAAGTATTAATATTGGTACATTTGAGAAACCGATATTGCTGAAATCACAAGAAGCAAAGAAATGGGTGTTAGAAAACTGCTTGTAG
- a CDS encoding tyrosine-type recombinase/integrase, with protein MINTLTIKNNLIYTNGYVKMSSPKTIESQRSVYISNFILSLLKTLHHKQLENKSNAKEFYKDNMFDGKRYDLIMTWCSGKYIHPMLYTNKIKKVLKAAKINKNVRFHDLRHTNATLLLQQGTDLKVIQERLGHKDIATTANIYSHVNKSMQKAATEKLLNILKD; from the coding sequence GTGATAAACACTTTAACCATAAAAAACAATTTAATTTATACAAATGGATATGTAAAAATGTCTTCTCCTAAAACTATAGAAAGTCAAAGGTCTGTTTATATTTCCAATTTTATATTAAGTTTATTGAAAACTCTACATCATAAACAATTAGAAAACAAATCGAATGCTAAAGAATTTTACAAAGATAACATGTTTGATGGTAAAAGGTATGACTTGATTATGACATGGTGTTCAGGTAAATATATTCATCCCATGTTATATACAAATAAAATTAAAAAAGTTTTAAAAGCTGCAAAAATAAATAAAAATGTTAGATTTCATGATTTAAGGCATACAAATGCAACTCTTTTACTACAACAAGGCACTGACTTAAAAGTTATACAGGAACGTTTAGGCCATAAAGATATCGCTACAACTGCTAATATTTATTCTCATGTTAATAAAAGCATGCAAAAAGCTGCCACTGAAAAACTACTAAACATATTAAAAGATTAG